In the genome of Desulfobulbaceae bacterium DB1, the window ACGATTTTCCTGGTTCATGGGGTCTCCTGCCCGTCAAAAAAAGGATGGAAATGGCCGAGATGGGTCACAGTTTTTTTGCTTCAAACCAGCGAAAAAGCACGATCCCTCCGGCAATGCAAAGGGGAATGATGATCCAGTGGTTGATGCCCAGAGCCTGGGGCAGGGTGATTTTACCGAAGTCGCCCCAGGTGAGAACCGTTTTTTTCATCAACGGGTATGCCTCGGCATACAGCATGCCGCCGGCCAGCATGCCGAGCACGCCCCAGATCGCGTCCCACCTGCCTTCGCCGATGGCGCCGACCTGGGTGCCGGGACAGTATCCCAGCAAGGCCCAGCCGATGCCGAATATCAGACCGCCGACGGCATTGCCGCCGATGCTGGTGGTCTTGATGTCCATTTTTGTTATGAGGCCCAAGTCGTGGCAGAGGTAAATACCCACCATGCCGACCAGCACGGCGCTGAGCATGAATTTGATGATGGTCATGTCCTGCAGCCGCAGGGCGCCGATCTGCTTGTCATAGCGCAGCACCCGGCCGCGCTGCAGAAAAAAGCCGAAAATGATGCCTGTTGCCAGTCCGTATATGAGTTCCATTATCTGTCTCCTCCCCGGTAAAGAAGATAGGCGATGGGCACGCCGCCGATGAAAAAGCAGGCGAGCGCGATAAAGCCGCTGATCGAAAGCTGCATGACGCCGCTCAACCCGTGG includes:
- a CDS encoding YeeE/YedE family protein, coding for MELIYGLATGIIFGFFLQRGRVLRYDKQIGALRLQDMTIIKFMLSAVLVGMVGIYLCHDLGLITKMDIKTTSIGGNAVGGLIFGIGWALLGYCPGTQVGAIGEGRWDAIWGVLGMLAGGMLYAEAYPLMKKTVLTWGDFGKITLPQALGINHWIIIPLCIAGGIVLFRWFEAKKL